CGCCAGCGTCTCGAGTCCCATGGGGGCGGTGGCGGAATAGCGCGTGCTGCCGCGCCACGCATTGGCAAGACCAAGGCAAGTGAGCGCCTCGCCGAACATGCTGTCGGCGCCGAAGACACGGAAATGCCGGTCGTCACCCAGATTGATGACCAGCGCCGGCCGCCCGTCGCCGCCGGTGAGCCGCGCCTTCAGCGCCGCGAACTCGGCATCCGCAAGGGCGATTAGCGCCGCGCCGGCGGGAGCCATGTCGAGCCGACTGGCGATGGCGCGGGTGGCAGCTTCGGCGGCAGCATAGGGATGCCCGCCGGGTGCATAGATGGAGAAGCTCTCCACCGGCGCAATGCGGCTGAGCGTCGGTTCAGCCCAGGCAGTATAATTGGAGCCGAGGATCAGGTCCGGCGCCAGCAGCTTCAGGGCCTCGAAGCTGGGCGAGCCGCGCAGGCCGAGATCGGCGACGCTCTCCGGCACGGCCGGCTCGATGACCTGCCGCCGATAGAGCACCAGTTCCGCCGCCGCGACCGGCACCACGCCGAGGGCCAGCAGGGTCTCCAGCAGCGCCCAGTCCAGCGTCGCGACCCGCAGGGGCGAGGCAGCCCTTGCCCGCGAGACGCCGGCAAGGCCAAGGGCCGCCAGAAGCGCGCGGCGGGAGAGGCCGGTCACAGCACATAGCCCATGGGTTCGCCCCGCACGGGATGGGGGATGACCCCCATGGGCAGGCCATAGAGCGCGCCCAGCAGGTCCGGCGTCACCAGATCGGCAGCCGCCCCCTGCGCGAGGATGCGCCCACCGCGCAAGGCGATGAGCTCATCGCATGTGCGCACGGCGAGATTGATGTCATGCAGCACCACGACGACGGTCATGGCCTCCCCCTCCGGCGAGCGGCAGAGCCGGCGCACGAGGGCCAGCACCTCGCTCTGGTGCGCGATGTCGAGAGCGGACGTGGGCTCGTCCAGCAGCAGGCAACGCGGTTCCTGTGCCAGCATGAGCGCCACCCACGCCCGCTGGCGCTCGCCGCCGGAGAGGCTGTCCACGCTGCGGTCCGCCAGCGCCGCGAGGTCCGTTCGCGCGATGGCGCTCTCCACCTTGGCCCGGTCAGCCGCCGTGAAGCGGCCGAGGGTTCCGTGCCAGGGAAAGCGGCCGAGCGCCACCAGCTCGCGCACGCTCATGCCGTCGGTGGGCGGCGTGAACTGCGGCATGTAGGCGACGGCGCGGGCAAAGTCGCGCGCCCGCCAGTCCGCGAGGGGGCGGTTCTCGAAGCGGATGGTGCCGCCGCTCGGAGCCTGCTGGCGGGCCAGCAGTTTCAGGAGCGTGCTCTTGCCAGAGCCGTTCGGGCCGATGAGCCCATAGACGCGCCCCGGGGCCAGCGACAGGGAGAGCGGCGCCAGGATCTCCCGTCCCGGCACCGCGAAGGAGACCTCAGAGAGCTGCCAGAGCGGCGTGCTCACCATTTGTAGGTGACCTTTCCGGTGACGGTGCGCCCGTCGCCATAGAAGCAGCCGAAGAAGCCGCAGCTCGCCACATAGGTGACATCGGCGATGTTGGAGACATTGAGCTGGGCCTTGAACGGCCCTTTCTCATAATGGATCGCCGCATCGACCAGCGTGTTGGCGGGCAGGAGGTTGGCGTTGCTGTCGAGATCGTAGCGCTCGCCCACGTAGCGCACGCCGCCGCCGAGGCCGAAGCCCTTCAGCGGGCCGGTCTGCCACGTATAATCGAGCCAGGCGTTGGCGGAATTCTTCGGCACGTTGCCGGGCTGGTTGCCGGCATACTGGCCCTGCGTGATCGCCGCATCCATGTAGGTGTAGTTGGCGATCAGCTTCAGCCCCTGCGTGAGGCTGGCGGTGGCGGAGAGCTCGACGCCCTTCACATGCACCTCACCATTCTGCACCGCATAGCTCACGCCATTGATGAGATCGGTGGACTGCACGTTGCTCTGGGTGAGGTCATAGACGGCGGCGGTGAAGAAGGCATTCCAGCCCACCGGCTGATACTTGATGCCGGCCTCATACTGCTTGCCTTCCGAGGGCTGGAAGGCCGCGCCGCCGAGCGCCGCCGGCATGTTTCCGATCACCGGCTCGAAGGAGGTGGAATAGCTGACATAAGGCGCGATGCCGTTGTCAAACAGATAGGTCAGGCCCGCGCGCCAGGTGGCGGCGCTGTCGTCCTGATCCTGCGTGGTCAGGCCGTAATTGGTGAGGGTGGACGAATTGGTGCTGGCCCAGTCCTGCCGCGCGCCCAGGGTCAGCAGCCAGCGGTCGAGCTTGATCTGGTCCTGCGCATAGAGGCCCAACTGGTCCACCGTGCCGTTGACCTTGGAAGCGTACCAGATGGAATTGCCGATATACTGGTTATAGAGCGGCGCGAAGACATTGATGGTCGGCGCGGTGCCGAAGGTGGAGAAGGTATCGGTGTTGAAGTTCCGATAGTCCGCACCGATCAGGATGTCGTGGCTCAGCGGACCCGTGGTGAGCTTCGCCTCGAGCTGGTTGTCGATGGTGAAGGTGCCGAGGTTCTCGTCATTGGTGGACGAGCCGCGATTGGCGATGGCCGGGTTCGTGGTGCTGAGGCCGTTGTAATAGAGCGCCGCATAATCCCAGTCGAGCTTCAGGTAGCGGGCGTTCTGGCGGAAGGTGACGTTGTTGTCGAAGGTGTGGCTGAATTCATAGCCGACGGACGACAGCGTGCGGCTGGAGGAGTTGAAGTCCGGATCGCCCAGATAGGTGTTGCGCGACAGCTTCAGGCCGTTGAGCGATTGCAAAGTATATTGCGCCGGCAGGCCGACGGTGGAGTTCGGCGTGTCGTACTGCACCATGGCGAGCAGGGTGAAGGAGGTGGCGGCATCCGGCTGGAAGGTGAAGGAGGGCGCCAGCAGGTAGCGGTCCATGTCCACGAAGTCGGTCTGGGTGCCCGTGGTGCGGGCAAGGCCGGTGAGGCGATAGGCGACCTTGGAATCGGGGGAGGTCGGCCCGCCGAAATCAAAGCTCGCGGAATAATTGTCGAAGGTGCCGGCCTCAAGGTTGAACTCGCCGAAGTTGGTCCAGGTGGGCCGCTTGCTGATCATGTCGATCAGGCCGCCGGGATTGCCCTGCCCGTAGAGCACGGAGGCCGGCCCGCGCAGCACGTCCACGCGCTCCAGCGCATAGGGGTCGATGGAGGTGGCGCCCGCGTCGCGCATCAGCTTCAGGCCGTTGAGATACTGGCTGGTGGCGGACGAGAAGCCGCGGATGATGGGCGAGTCGAAGCGCGGATCGGTGCCATAGGGCTGCGAAACCACGCCCACCGAATAATCCAGCGCCTGGCCGAGGTTCTGCACCTGCCGGTCGTCCATCTGGTCGCGCGTGATGACGGAGATGGACTGCGGCACCTCCAGGAGCGGCGTGGCGGTCTTCGTGCCGGTCAGGGTCTGGCGGGCCACATAGCCCTGAACGGGGCCGGTGGGGCTCTCCTTCTGACCCTGCGTTTCCACGGTGATCGTATCGAGCAGGATGGAGGACGTCTCGCCGGCCTGCTGCGCCCGCGCGGGGCCGGCCAGCAGCGCGGAAAAGGCCACGCCGAGCATGAGAAGGTAGCGAAGGGACATCGGATGGCGCATCTCAGCCTGCCATGTGCGAGAATCCCGAGCGCAGTTCAGAAGTATTCAAATCTAAAACGCGCCTGCGGGATCAATAGGTTCGATGTCGTGCTCATATCAATGGCGTTTGCTGCTTGATTGTCGCATCCTGTTGCGCATAGAACTTTTTTGGTCTCCTGTCGCGGCATGAGACCCGTTGCGGCAGATCGCGATCGGAAGATTGTAATTTCTATAAAATGCAGCGTTGCTTTGCCGGTATGCTCGGGAGATGGCCGGGATGTTCAAACCCCGCATGACATCGTCGCGTGAGGGCATCACGGTTCTGGAGGATCTGCGCTGGCGGCGGTGGAATGGTGCGGTGGCTGACGTGTGGCATGCCGCCTGCGAGGCCGGTGCGCACGGATATTATGTGGCCAAGGATCCGCGCCTCTTTGTCGTGCTGGAGCGCTCCGGCGGTGGGTCAGACCTGAAGCTCAGCCCCGGCGCCAACGAGGTGGTGGCGAGCCGCGCCGAGCATCACCTGACCTTCGTCCCCGCCGGCATGCCGCTCTGGTCGCGCATCGACGCGCCCATGACCATCCGGCATCTGGATATCCACTTCGACGTGGACACGCTGTCCTCGCGCATCGGCGAGGAACTGGATGCGGACCGCCTCTCAACGCCCCGTCTCAGGTTTACGGATGCGCGGATGATGAGCCTTGCCCGTCTCATCGCGGCCGAATGCATGGATGGGGACGGGCACCACGATCTCTACGGCGACGGGCTCATCGTGGCCCTGTTCATCGATCTGATGCAGCTTGCCCGCGTGCCGGAGCGCAAGCGCGGGGCGCTGGCGCCGTGGCAGTTGCGCCGCGTCACCGATTTCATCGAGGCCAACTGCCTGCGCAACATCCGCCTTCAGGAACTGGCGGAGCTCGCCGAACTCTCGCAATCCTATTTCAGCCACGCCTTCAAGGCGGCGACCGGCCTTGCGCCCTATCAGTGGCACACCCAGGCGCGGCTGAAGCGCGTGCAGCAGATGCTTGCGGGCGACATGCCGCTGACCGACATTGCGGCAGCGGCCGGCTTTGCCGATCAGGCGCACCTCACCCGTGTGTTCCGCCGCGCCTTCGGGCAGACGCCCGGCGCGTGGCGCCGGGGTCTCAGAGCGAACTGATGGCGTTTACGCGGCCTTCAGCGGCACGCCGAGCCGGCCGGCCAGATCCTGCACGAACTGCCACGCCGTGCGGCCGGAGCGGGCGCCGCGCGTGGTGGCCCATTCCAGCGCCTGCGGACGCCAGTCGGCTTCCGTGACCGGGAGGCCGTGATGGGCCACATAGCCTTCGACCATCGCCAGATATTCGTCCTGGCTGCACTTGTGGAAGCCGAGCCAGAGCCCGAAGCGGTCCGAGAGCGAGACCTTCTCTTCCACCGCCTCGCCGGGATTGATGGCGGTGGAGCGCTCATTCTCCATCATGTCGCGCGGCAGCAGGTGCCGGCGGTTGGAGGTGGCGTAGAAGATCACATTGTCCGGCCGGCCCTCGATGCCGCCCTCCAGCACCGCCTTCAGCGACTTGTAGGAGGTGTCGTCCGCATCGAAGGAGAGATCGTCGCAGAAGACGATGAAGCGGTGACGGGCGGCGCGCGCGTGGGCCATCAGCGCCGGCAGGGTCTCGATGTCCTCGCGGTGGATTTCCACGAGCTTGAGGCGCGGGGCAGCCGGGTCGGTAATGGACCGGTTCACATGCGCATGGGCCGCCTTCACCAGCGAGCTTTTGCCCATGCCGCGCGCACCCCACAGCAGGGCGTTGTTGGCGGCAAGCCCGCGCGCGAAGCGCTCGGTGTTCTCCACCAGCTGGTCGCGCACCCGATCGATGCCCTGGAGCAGATCCATCTCCACCCGGTTGACACGCGGCACCGGCTCGAAGCGGGACGGCTGTGTCGCCCAGACGAAGGCGTCCGCCGCCTCGAAATCCGGGGCGACAGTGGCGGGCGGGGCCGCGCGCTCCAGCGCGTCGGCGATCCGGCT
The Azorhizobium caulinodans ORS 571 genome window above contains:
- a CDS encoding ABC transporter substrate-binding protein; the protein is MTGLSRRALLAALGLAGVSRARAASPLRVATLDWALLETLLALGVVPVAAAELVLYRRQVIEPAVPESVADLGLRGSPSFEALKLLAPDLILGSNYTAWAEPTLSRIAPVESFSIYAPGGHPYAAAEAATRAIASRLDMAPAGAALIALADAEFAALKARLTGGDGRPALVINLGDDRHFRVFGADSMFGEALTCLGLANAWRGSTRYSATAPMGLETLAQVGDAWIALLPPVPPEARRMMAQSAFWKALPSVRAGRIVELAPVNPFGALPAALRFARLLTDALPFAKAAARG
- a CDS encoding ABC transporter ATP-binding protein; the protein is MSTPLWQLSEVSFAVPGREILAPLSLSLAPGRVYGLIGPNGSGKSTLLKLLARQQAPSGGTIRFENRPLADWRARDFARAVAYMPQFTPPTDGMSVRELVALGRFPWHGTLGRFTAADRAKVESAIARTDLAALADRSVDSLSGGERQRAWVALMLAQEPRCLLLDEPTSALDIAHQSEVLALVRRLCRSPEGEAMTVVVVLHDINLAVRTCDELIALRGGRILAQGAAADLVTPDLLGALYGLPMGVIPHPVRGEPMGYVL
- a CDS encoding TonB-dependent siderophore receptor; protein product: MSLRYLLMLGVAFSALLAGPARAQQAGETSSILLDTITVETQGQKESPTGPVQGYVARQTLTGTKTATPLLEVPQSISVITRDQMDDRQVQNLGQALDYSVGVVSQPYGTDPRFDSPIIRGFSSATSQYLNGLKLMRDAGATSIDPYALERVDVLRGPASVLYGQGNPGGLIDMISKRPTWTNFGEFNLEAGTFDNYSASFDFGGPTSPDSKVAYRLTGLARTTGTQTDFVDMDRYLLAPSFTFQPDAATSFTLLAMVQYDTPNSTVGLPAQYTLQSLNGLKLSRNTYLGDPDFNSSSRTLSSVGYEFSHTFDNNVTFRQNARYLKLDWDYAALYYNGLSTTNPAIANRGSSTNDENLGTFTIDNQLEAKLTTGPLSHDILIGADYRNFNTDTFSTFGTAPTINVFAPLYNQYIGNSIWYASKVNGTVDQLGLYAQDQIKLDRWLLTLGARQDWASTNSSTLTNYGLTTQDQDDSAATWRAGLTYLFDNGIAPYVSYSTSFEPVIGNMPAALGGAAFQPSEGKQYEAGIKYQPVGWNAFFTAAVYDLTQSNVQSTDLINGVSYAVQNGEVHVKGVELSATASLTQGLKLIANYTYMDAAITQGQYAGNQPGNVPKNSANAWLDYTWQTGPLKGFGLGGGVRYVGERYDLDSNANLLPANTLVDAAIHYEKGPFKAQLNVSNIADVTYVASCGFFGCFYGDGRTVTGKVTYKW
- a CDS encoding helix-turn-helix domain-containing protein encodes the protein MTSSREGITVLEDLRWRRWNGAVADVWHAACEAGAHGYYVAKDPRLFVVLERSGGGSDLKLSPGANEVVASRAEHHLTFVPAGMPLWSRIDAPMTIRHLDIHFDVDTLSSRIGEELDADRLSTPRLRFTDARMMSLARLIAAECMDGDGHHDLYGDGLIVALFIDLMQLARVPERKRGALAPWQLRRVTDFIEANCLRNIRLQELAELAELSQSYFSHAFKAATGLAPYQWHTQARLKRVQQMLAGDMPLTDIAAAAGFADQAHLTRVFRRAFGQTPGAWRRGLRAN
- a CDS encoding ATP-binding protein encodes the protein MTNDIATLTSLLSRIADALERAAPPATVAPDFEAADAFVWATQPSRFEPVPRVNRVEMDLLQGIDRVRDQLVENTERFARGLAANNALLWGARGMGKSSLVKAAHAHVNRSITDPAAPRLKLVEIHREDIETLPALMAHARAARHRFIVFCDDLSFDADDTSYKSLKAVLEGGIEGRPDNVIFYATSNRRHLLPRDMMENERSTAINPGEAVEEKVSLSDRFGLWLGFHKCSQDEYLAMVEGYVAHHGLPVTEADWRPQALEWATTRGARSGRTAWQFVQDLAGRLGVPLKAA